Proteins from a genomic interval of Plasmodium berghei ANKA genome assembly, chromosome: 6:
- a CDS encoding shewanella-like protein phosphatase 2, putative, with protein MNMSYLKYFFWGYLAILWKINYVHNTSFSNLKWEYDFYSIGDLHGDKDAFIRILLNESIIDIENKVIRNNVLTVITGDVLDPTYDDIDIILFIKNYNESGKSLNSKIILLLGNHEVNNLCLKFKTPQSNIENYKYRNDMFRKGETIYNYLIDSPFVVNVNNIIFSHAGVLPFYSTYGIDFINEEGKREIINNCELLNQKLQKRQELCITCEYGPTLNRYYSYVTKNVFAESKICSSLYKSLGLLKSSRMVIGHTVQRNKQVNSFCQDKLLLADTGISRWKNGVISYIQYFNDGSYKVKYIKR; from the coding sequence atgaacatgtcatacttaaaatattttttttggggCTATCTAGCTATtttatggaaaataaattatgtacATAATACAAGTTTTTCCAATTTAAAATGGGAATATGATTTTTATAGCATAGGGGATTTACATGGTGATAAGGACGCATTTAtaagaatattattaaatgaaagTATAATtgatatagaaaataaagtaaTCCGAAACAATGTGTTAACTGTTATAACTGGAGATGTTTTGGATCCAACATACGATGATAtagatattatattatttattaaaaattataatgaaagCGGGAAAAGTttaaatagtaaaataatattacttTTAGGGAATCATGAAGTGAATAATTTATGTTTAAAATTCAAAACCCCCCAAtcaaatatagaaaattataaatataggaATGATATGTTTAGGAAAGGAGAAaccatatataattatttaattgatAGTCCTTTTGTTGTAAATgtgaataatattatattttcacatGCAGGAGTGTTACCTTTTTACTCTACATATGGCAttgattttataaatgaaGAAGGGAAAAGAGAAATCATAAATAATTGTGAATTGTTAAATCAGAAATTGCAAAAACGTCAAGAACTATGTATTACATGTGAATATGGCCCCACATTAAATAGGTATTATTCATATGTTactaaaaatgtatttgcAGAATCGAAAATATGTTCATCGTTATATAAATCTTTAGGATTATTAAAATCGAGTAGAATGGTTATTGGTCATACTGTTCAGCGAAATAAACAAGTTAATAGTTTTTGCCaagataaattattattagcaGATACAGGTATAAGTAGATGGAAAAATGGAGTTATATCTTATATTCAATATTTTAACGATGGATCATataaagtaaaatatataaaaagataa
- a CDS encoding eukaryotic translation initiation factor 3 subunit C, putative, with protein sequence MQSKFWARGADNDSGDNVSDSSENEVDEKPLVSAQAERWAVMDSSSSEEEERVIKSSEGKRLDFYENIEDNLNESMENDDFNQLLKEYENLYKFMVKEDSDRIPNFVIIYLDKLTKYVDTTFQNNVEKKNLSKNKAQTLNKLRAKIRKCSELYQNKLNQYLENPEKFKDDLGRRKKDEDEEDEEDEEDEEDEEDEEDEEKDKINKEDGDEEDDWSYSEDAEYASDEEDDKTKKAMSKWGLKTIEKVDSKKKVAKIKKSKKEGTKKKDDKGSHIDDNQSSKKKTYAELLNTKNLSEDVIRNRVKSVIEKRGRKGLDKHEHINILSKLCEIAKTISTQSYIEVLEHLINLEFDVVSSVYTYMSFNIWNKTFKYIELILDLLIQNEHFYLVSINITEEIAEVTEESNEKEKISKSCKTLISFLAKLDDELLKALLYIDVQAEEYRKRLGKTVHMISLLYKGYKYVKYTKNLPDLAIYISTRILDHLYYKPELPFKQIWGFVKQGKEYVEKQQTGTKEVDNTNQSDNQKKEESNESTDSDESPKDVVEKFVCEIFEHGTKQQRLRALLQLSYNKSLYDEFLEAREILNVGNIHELAISSDVQTQILYNRNLIQLGLCAFRHGRIYEAHCCLVEICSQNKHRELIAQGISTLKNQEKTIEQERTEKRRLLSFHMHISIELIECVNNICAMLLEVPNLAKHSYESKKDIISRQFRRFLDIYDKQIFNSPPENNREIIILATKYLQKGNWKMCCEKIFSLSIWPKFTDKEKVQAILKEKIKQEAMRTYIFRYISVYDSFSIDQLCVMFDLPQNTVHSILSKMMVNHEIPACWNESSKYILISTIKPTPLQTMALKLAENINEVMEQNELALNMKNPKFMLMQERKTHMKDDKSNWNSKKGDGKYGKNYNRHKNQNYKKNYKDKNINKNFVQH encoded by the exons atgcAATCTAAATTTTGGGCCAGGGGAGCAGATAATGACAGTGGTGATAATGTATCAGATTCTTCAGAAAATGAAGTTGat gaAAAGCCATTAGTTTCTGCACAAGCAGAAAGATGGGCAGTCATGGATAGTAGTAGTTCTGAAGAAGAAGAAAGAGTGATAAAAAGTTCTGAAGGAAAAAGATTagatttttatgaaaatattgaagataatttaaatgaaagtATGGAAAATGATGATTTCAATCAACtattaaaagaatatgaaaatttgTATAAGTTTATGGTTAAAGAAGATTCTGATCGTATTCCaaattttgtaataatatatttagataaattaacaaaatatgtTGATACTacatttcaaaataatgtagaaaaaaaaaatttaagtaaaaataaagcacAGACATTGAATAAGTTAAGAGCCAAAATTAGAAAATGTAGTGAACTATaccaaaataaattaaatcaaTATCTTGAAAATCCagaaaaatttaaagatGATTTAGGAAGACGTAAGAAAGATGAAGATGAGGAAGATGAGGAAGATGAGGAAGATGAAGAAGATGAGGAAGATGAAgaagatgaagaaaaagataaaattaataaagaaGATGGAGATGAAGAAGATGATTGGTCATATAGTGAAGATGCAGAATATGCATCAGATGAAGAAGATGATAAAACAAAGAAAGCTATGAGTAAGTGGGGATTAAAAACAATTGAAAAAGTtgatagtaaaaaaaaagttgctaaaataaaaaaaagtaaaaaagaaggtacaaaaaaaaaagatgatAAAGGTAGCCATATAGATGATAATCAATcatcgaaaaaaaaaacatatgcagaattattaaatacaaaaaactTATCAGAAGATGTTATAAGAAATCGAGTAAAATCTGTTATAGAAAAACGAGGAAGAAAAGGTTTAGATAAACAtgaacatataaatatattatcaaaattatgTGAAATAGCTAAAACAATAAGTACACAATCATATATAGAAGTATTAGagcatttaataaatttagaGTTTGATGTGGTTTCAAGtgtttatacatatatgtcatttaatatatggaataaaacatttaagTATATAGAACTTATTTTAGATTTGTTAATACAAAAtgaacatttttatttagtcTCAATTAATATAACCGAAGAAATTGCAGAAGTAACAGAAGAATCTAatgaaaaggaaaaaatatcaaaatcGTGTAAAACATTAATATCGTTTTTAGCAAAATTAGATGatgaattattaaaagcattattatatatagatgTACAAGCAGAAGAATATCGAAAAAGGCTTGGAAAGACTGTTCATATGatatctttattatataaaggatataaatatgtaaaatatacaaagaATTTACCTGACTTggcaatatatatttcgaCTAGAATATTggatcatttatattataaaccTGAGTTACcttttaaacaaatttgGGGATTTGTAAAACAGGGAAAGGAATATGTTGAAAAACAACAAACTGGAACAAAAGAAGTTGATAATACTAATCAAAGTGATAaccaaaaaaaagaagaatcAAATGAATCAACAGATTCTGATGAATCTCCTAAAGATGTTGTTGAAAAATTTGTATGCGAAATATTTGAACATGGAACAAAACAACAAAGATTAAGAGCATTATTACAATTATcttataataaaagtttATATGATGAATTTTTAGAAGCCCgagaaatattaaatgttGGTAATATACATGAATTAGCAATAAGTTCAGATGTACAAActcaaatattatataatagaaatTTAATACAATTAGGATTATGTGCATTTAGACATGGAAGAATATATGAAGCTCATTGTTGTTTAGTTGAAATATGTTCACAAAATAAACACAGAGAATTAATTGCTCAAGGTATATCaactttaaaaaatcaagaaaaaacaatagAGCAAGAAAGAACTGAAAAAAGAAGATTACTTTCTTttcatatgcatatatcaATAGAATTGATTGAATgtgttaataatatttgtgCTATGTTATTAGAAGTTCCGAATTTAGCTAAACATTCTTATGAATCTAAAAAGGATATTATCTCAAGACAATTTCGTCGATTTTTAGATATTTAtgataaacaaatatttaatagCCCTCCAGAAAATAATAgagaaattataattttagcTACAAAATATTTGCAAAAAGGAAACTGGAAAATGTGTTGTGAAAAAATTTTCAGTTTATCTATATGGCCAAAATTTACagataaagaaaaagtTCAAGCTATACTTAAAGAAAAGATTAAACAAGAAGCTATgcgtacatatatattccGTTATATTTCAGTTTATGATTCTTTTTCAATTGATCAATTATGTGTTATGTTTGATTTACCTCAAAATACAGTTCACTCTATTTTAAGTAAAATGATGGTTAATCATGAAATACCAGCTTGTTGGAATGAAAGcagtaaatatatacttataaGCACAATAAAACCCACGCCATTGCAAACTATGGCTCTTAAATTGGCCGAAAATATTAACGAAGTCATGGAACAAAATGAGCTTGCTTTGAACATGAAAAACCCAAA gTTCATGCTTATGCAAGAAAGAAAGACACACATGAAGGATGACAAGTCAAATTGGAACAGCAAAAAGGGAGATGgaaaatatggaaaaaattacaatCGTCACAAAAATCAAAactacaaaaaaaattataaggataaaaatattaacaaaaattttGTGCAACATTAA
- a CDS encoding rhodanese like protein, putative, which translates to MNKCFSRILYYSQYTFLERPKYVSPLLRNKGQFSRAYSSLKEQTNNCLIETNELYDLIKSKKKYLLFDVSWYNIKNNKNDNEYTNDDDNLERIESSINFNSNISSNQDSNISSFSFPTQSEFFSYLRELLIRHEILININSLENIPFIFYEKDDIFYSPRIWFIFKIFSFNNVKVLNGGLNKWISEGKYIISQNETEYNHNNITPDKERIKHVNQMIEEHLIKNKENIKTNLKKNIYNYSDIENYIAQKKSNKLKTTILIDTRPNASFSSLLLINDKKTKINNNIPFSINIPYHYFINSNQELYKYFTFKSKLELRNICNAYGILNERNVIIATCNKGITACILIYILCLLNIPFSNLILYHGSFSEYKYYKYNIS; encoded by the coding sequence ATGAACAAATGTTTCTCcagaatattatattactCACAATACACATTCCTTGAGAGACCAAAATATGTGTCACCATTATTACGAAATAAAGGGCAATTCTCGAGAGCATACAGCTCACTGAAAGAACAAACAAATAACTGTTTAATTGAAACTAATGAACTATATGATCttataaaaagtaaaaaaaaatatttactgTTTGACGTTAGTTggtataatataaaaaataataaaaacgaTAATGAATATACTAACGACGATGATAATCTCGAAAGAATAGAATCAAGTATCAATTTTAATTCAAATATTAGCTCAAATCAGGattcaaatatttcttCCTTTTCATTTCCAACTCAATCTGAATTTTTTAGTTACCTTAGAGAATTACTGATAAGACATGAAAtactaataaatattaattctttagaaaatattccattcatattttatgaaaaagatgacattttttattctccGAGAATATggttcatttttaaaatattcagTTTTAATAATGTGAAAGTTTTAAATGGTGGTTTAAACAAATGGATAAGCgaaggaaaatatataataagcCAAAATGAGACAGAAtataatcataataatattacacCAGATAAAGAGCGAATCAAACACGTTAATCAAATGATAGAAGAACacttaataaaaaataaggaaAACATAAAGactaatttaaaaaaaaatatatacaattattctgatatagaaaattatatagcCCAAAAGAAAAGCAATAAATTAAAGACAACTATACTAATTGATACTCGGCCTAATGCTTCTTTTAGTTCATTactattaataaatgataaaaaaacaaaaataaataataatataccattttcaataaatataccatatcattattttataaacagTAACCaagaattatataaatatttcacaTTTAAAAGTAAATTAGAGCTAAGGAATATTTGCAATGCGTATGGAATATTAAACGAACGAAATGTTATAATAGCAACATGTAATAAAGGCATAACTGCTtgtattttaatatatattttatgtctTCTAAATATCCCTTTTTCGAATTTGATACTATACCATGGAAGTTTTTCcgaatataaatattataaatataatatttcgtag
- a CDS encoding Tat binding protein 1(TBP-1)-interacting protein, putative, translating into MKNEKKNKNNIEIDEDPKNELSPNAMPNIKKKKSKNTNKIEKSNKKSQKINVEDTNKTKINENNNPIKSLELNDNEETKTNELPSQNSKLDTPNKNDNKTNLKKRKNNKKEKLKFNEGVIAHDQLIDEKNDKNIKDEKKKKKMKLNDKTEINQYGENEENNNDHNLQPGNTKVINEEKDTLFIDIKEKEEAKENSVYKNYDNVNNCVTVNKIKTNNRNNTKNKNTKEKNVKLVTQNTEITNLIKQDQKEHISFINNDDDNKKNDPEPLMENEKDSKSKNKKNFTKLKNTNEKKGVKEKNDIDQSKKKKKKEIHKLNDKTEQVKIMVLDSISKQNSPIKNEACKEIVGDNNNNLEILASSCPNASLNAKIELSQNVTENKSVEPEKGKLKKNEKTKKKEKEKENEKEKEKENKKEKEKENEKEKEKENDKIKQNEHEEDNEVEIQDKQTITEETQNNEEMKIHPKDQEKFNEKEKKKSKYVTEIKKTNKKEELNKGKPIKIVLSDTDAKEKIYKYMRQTNRPYSVINVYDNLHGMISKNSVQKIMDELSIEKKLQCKEYGKAKIYLINQKEFESLNVEEINKLKNCIDVVKEEAELAKNYYNDLLKKKKKLIEDLNLIKNVSEYKKSLLQIEDEIHIYEETNKNCKISIDEIDIIKNNHGYLHSVWFKRKKLCNEIIKCIASLTEKDTQGVIYHLGIDTDEDVIPLNLYF; encoded by the coding sequence atgaaaaatgagaaaaaaaataaaaataatatagaaatcGATGAAGATCCAAAAAATGAACTGAGTCCAAATGCAATgccaaatataaaaaaaaagaaaagcaaaaatacaaataaaatagagaaaagtaataaaaaatctcAAAAGATAAATGTAGAAGACACAAATAAAACGAAGATTaacgaaaataataatccGATAAAAAGCCTCGAACTCAATGATAATGAGGAAACAAAAACAAACGAGTTGCCTTCCCAAAACAGTAAACTCGACACTCCTAACAAGAATGacaataaaacaaatttaaaaaagcgaaaaaataataaaaaggagaaattaaaatttaatgaagGTGTAATAGCACATGATCAACTaattgatgaaaaaaatgataaaaatataaaagacgaaaaaaaaaaaaaaaaaatgaaattaaatgataaaacagaaataaatcaatatggagaaaatgaagagaataataatgatCATAATTTACAACCTGGTAACACAAAGGTtataaatgaagaaaagGATACACTTTTTATAGATATcaaagaaaaagaagaagcaaaagaaaatagtgtctataaaaattatgataacGTGAATAATTGTGTTACTgtgaacaaaattaaaacaaataaccGAAATAATACCAAGAACAAAAACacaaaggaaaaaaatgtgaaattAGTTACACAAAATACAGAAATAACTAATTTGATAAAACAGGACCAAAAAGAACATATATCTTTTATCAACAATGAcgatgataataaaaaaaacgatcCAGAGCCACTAATGGAAAACGAAAAAGATtcaaaatcaaaaaataaaaaaaattttacaaaattaaaaaatactaatgaaaaaaagggtgttaaggaaaaaaatgatattgaccaatcaaaaaaaaaaaaaaaaaaagaaattcataaattaaatgataaaactGAACAAGTTAAAATCATGGTCTTAGACAGTATAAGCAAACAAAATAGTCCTATTAAAAATGAGGCGTGCAAAGAAATTGTTggagataataataataatttggaAATACTCGCGTCTAGTTGTCCGAATGCTTCATTAAATGCTAAAATTGAATTATCACAAAATGTTACAGAAAACAAATCCGTAGAACCAGAAAAAGgtaaattgaaaaaaaacgagAAAACAAAGAAAAAGGAAAAGGAGAAGGAAAACGAAAAGGAAAAGGAGAAGGAAAACAAAAAGGAAAAGGAGAAGGAAAACGAAAAGGAAAAAGAGAAGGAAAACgataaaattaaacaaaatgagCACGAAGAAGATAATGAAGTAGAAATACAAGATAAACAAACGATCACAGAGGAAACACAAAATAATGAGGAAATGAAAATACATCCAAAGGATCAGGAAAAGTTCAacgaaaaagaaaaaaaaaagagtaAATATGTAacagaaataaaaaaaacaaataaaaaagaggAATTAAACAAAGGAAAACCAATCAAAATAGTTTTAAGTGATACAGATGCAAAAGAAAAgatttataaatacatgAGACAAACAAATAGGCCATATTCTGTTATTAATGTATATGATAATCTTCATGGGATGATTAGTAAAAATTCtgttcaaaaaataatggatGAATTAagtattgaaaaaaaattacaatgTAAAGAATATGGAAaagcaaaaatatatttaataaatcaaaaagAATTTGAAAGTTTAAATGTAGAAGaaattaacaaattaaaaaactGTATTGATGTAGTAAAAGAAGAGGCAGAGCTAgctaaaaattattataatgatttattaaaaaaaaaaaaaaaattaattgaaGATTTAAATCTCATTAAAAATGTGagtgaatataaaaagtcTTTGTTACAAATCGAAGACGAAATACACATTTATGaagaaacaaataaaaattgtaaaatatcTATCGATGAAATTgatatcataaaaaataatcatgGATATTTGCATTCTGTATGGtttaagagaaaaaaattatgcaatgaaattattaaatgcaTAGCTAGCTTAACAGAAAAAGATACACAAGGGGTCATTTATCATTTAGGAATTGACACAGATGAAGATGTCATTCCCCTTAATTTGTACTTTTAA